Proteins co-encoded in one Pyxidicoccus xibeiensis genomic window:
- a CDS encoding protein-tyrosine phosphatase family protein produces MSFALLRDVHHVPGVRGWVRKQVLRSVARCVEWTTKLPGQGLNLSRVHDWLYVGGAISRSRYADLKALGITSVIDVRGERCDDAAALAALGIELLNLPVTDRYPPSVEQLMRGVEWALPRLEQGGKLFTHCEHGVGRGPLVGLAVMVARGWDAPTAYRELRHARWQSTLNDRQLNGLADFVEAWKARGSERAA; encoded by the coding sequence GTGAGCTTCGCGCTGCTGCGGGACGTGCACCATGTGCCGGGGGTGCGCGGCTGGGTGCGCAAGCAGGTGCTGCGCTCGGTGGCGCGCTGCGTGGAGTGGACCACGAAGCTGCCGGGCCAGGGGCTCAACCTGTCGCGGGTGCATGACTGGCTCTACGTGGGCGGGGCGATTTCGCGCTCGCGCTACGCGGACCTGAAGGCGCTGGGCATCACCTCGGTGATTGACGTGCGCGGTGAGCGCTGTGACGACGCGGCGGCGCTGGCGGCGCTCGGAATCGAGCTGCTGAACCTGCCGGTGACGGACCGCTACCCGCCGTCGGTGGAGCAGCTGATGCGCGGCGTGGAGTGGGCGCTGCCCCGGCTGGAGCAGGGCGGGAAGCTCTTCACCCACTGCGAGCACGGCGTGGGCCGGGGCCCGCTGGTGGGCCTGGCGGTGATGGTGGCGCGTGGCTGGGACGCGCCCACCGCGTACCGTGAGCTGCGCCATGCGCGGTGGCAGTCCACGCTGAATGATAGACAGCTCAACGGGCTCGCCGACTTCGTCGAGGCGTGGAAGGCCCGGGGCTCCGAGCGCGCGGCGTAG
- a CDS encoding AraC family transcriptional regulator encodes MSHAPHPHVFPPLHDFEREGLPIWVERLRGKPQGHERGPSAVHTYAVVILVTRGESKMRHAGELVLRAGDVHLIPPGDAHRGGASDAEGWGVAFRPEVLAGGVPGEEREGASRLGPLLRVREGCHPVLRPTLTQRRRLARWIRLLADEVGRKERGSHEASISLLRLVLIELERISAPTATNESPSVGLSRKALTFIETHCLEPLSLAKVARAVERSSAHVAGVVRQETGRTVGEWILECRMAEARRRLRGTDERVDIIAERVGYADVTHFIRLFRRVHGVTPAAWRRRMQAPGA; translated from the coding sequence ATGTCGCACGCGCCGCATCCACACGTCTTCCCACCCCTGCATGACTTCGAGCGCGAGGGGCTGCCCATCTGGGTGGAGCGGCTGCGCGGGAAGCCCCAGGGGCATGAGCGGGGCCCCTCGGCCGTCCACACCTACGCCGTCGTGATTCTGGTGACGCGGGGTGAGTCCAAGATGCGGCACGCGGGCGAGCTGGTGCTGCGCGCCGGAGACGTCCACCTCATCCCTCCGGGGGACGCGCATCGCGGCGGGGCCTCGGACGCGGAGGGCTGGGGCGTCGCCTTCCGGCCCGAGGTGCTGGCCGGAGGCGTGCCGGGAGAGGAGCGCGAGGGCGCCTCCCGGCTCGGGCCGCTGCTGCGGGTGCGCGAGGGGTGTCACCCCGTGCTGCGCCCCACGCTGACACAGCGCCGGCGGCTCGCGCGGTGGATACGGCTGCTGGCGGACGAGGTGGGCCGCAAGGAGCGCGGCAGCCACGAGGCCTCCATCTCCCTGCTGCGGCTGGTGCTCATCGAGCTGGAGCGCATCTCGGCGCCCACCGCCACGAATGAGTCTCCGTCGGTGGGGCTGAGCCGCAAGGCGCTCACCTTCATCGAGACGCACTGCCTGGAGCCGCTGTCGCTGGCGAAGGTGGCGCGCGCGGTGGAGCGCTCGTCCGCGCACGTGGCGGGCGTGGTGCGGCAGGAGACGGGCCGCACCGTGGGCGAGTGGATTCTGGAGTGCCGGATGGCCGAGGCCCGGCGCCGGCTGCGCGGCACCGACGAGCGCGTGGACATCATCGCCGAGCGGGTGGGGTACGCGGACGTGACGCACTTCATCCGCCTCTTCCGGCGCGTCCACGGCGTCACCCCGGCCGCGTGGCGGCGCCGGATGCAGGCTCCGGGGGCCTGA
- a CDS encoding lysyl oxidase family protein, producing the protein MKVARVLTAAVLAVAALGACSSDEEPPPPPVEEPPRPLLSETPLWAVNGDPAHEGACFGRSVALGDVDGDGRKDLLVASPPCLLISRDPGRISIFEGADTYYSKQPVTAELSWRNSHPRTNGSNLTVSVGNLNGDAYADVLVSGRYGIQLYAGQADLTRVFSEPLFRVPGDGFFQPSRLVDLDGDGLHELVNPDLATGLVRVYQRGPEGTFSIVRTLPGTSGRIVGDTNLDGAQDLLVPDGEGNLQLYLGCKPGSALACEGPLTVAPTWSIPAEGSAALPDVSGDGRPDLFLTGLGETRLHLSQAEGGFSSTPAWRLLDDAAFFGLGAPIVTVGDVTGDGQAHDFVMGATSRLYLFAPTEHVSGPLRPVWAWPRADRYLPASLEIFTAMAVAAPGDMNGDGHDDLVVGLTPREYGKGTGRVWILGGGEVPATPESPPHLPEAKSCDLEVDLENGKADLTVDADVLARTLYVERRTFAAEACEVLEGCVAAGNRRLLRFTSSIVNMGRGSAIVPSPTERPDLFVFDECHGHDHLIDFASYALRDAGGTLTSVGRKQGFYMVDFTRYCTDAPSFTDYFPRTGISPGWSDVYSSETPCQWLDITDVADGEYAIDVGVDEKDVIEEEGDLPNQVSVRFRLSGDTVTVLP; encoded by the coding sequence ATGAAGGTCGCACGAGTGTTGACGGCAGCAGTCCTCGCAGTGGCGGCGCTGGGAGCCTGCTCGAGCGACGAGGAGCCACCCCCTCCTCCGGTGGAGGAGCCTCCCAGGCCCCTGCTCTCCGAGACGCCACTGTGGGCGGTGAACGGAGACCCCGCGCACGAAGGGGCCTGCTTCGGCAGGTCCGTGGCGCTGGGGGACGTGGACGGAGACGGCCGCAAGGACCTCCTCGTCGCCTCCCCTCCCTGCCTGCTCATCAGCCGGGACCCGGGGCGCATCTCGATATTCGAGGGAGCGGATACCTACTACTCCAAGCAGCCCGTCACCGCGGAGCTGTCGTGGCGGAACTCCCACCCGCGCACCAACGGCTCCAACCTCACCGTGAGCGTGGGCAACCTCAATGGAGACGCCTACGCGGACGTGCTCGTCAGCGGCAGGTACGGAATCCAGCTCTACGCCGGCCAGGCGGACCTGACGCGGGTCTTCTCCGAGCCGCTGTTCCGGGTCCCGGGCGATGGCTTCTTCCAGCCCTCGCGGCTCGTGGACCTGGATGGGGACGGGCTGCATGAGCTGGTGAATCCGGACCTCGCGACCGGGCTCGTGCGCGTCTACCAGCGCGGCCCGGAAGGGACGTTCTCCATCGTGAGGACGCTCCCGGGCACCTCGGGGCGCATCGTGGGCGACACCAACCTGGATGGCGCCCAGGACCTGCTGGTGCCGGACGGGGAGGGCAACCTCCAGCTCTACCTCGGCTGCAAGCCGGGCAGCGCGCTCGCCTGTGAGGGCCCGCTCACCGTGGCGCCGACCTGGTCCATCCCCGCCGAGGGCTCGGCGGCGCTCCCGGACGTGAGCGGAGATGGGCGGCCGGACCTCTTCCTGACCGGCCTGGGCGAGACCCGGCTGCACCTGTCCCAGGCGGAAGGTGGCTTCTCCTCCACGCCAGCGTGGCGGCTGCTGGACGACGCCGCCTTCTTCGGCCTCGGCGCCCCCATCGTCACGGTGGGAGACGTGACAGGCGACGGCCAGGCCCACGACTTCGTGATGGGGGCCACCTCGCGGCTGTACCTCTTCGCTCCCACCGAGCACGTCTCCGGCCCGCTGCGGCCGGTGTGGGCCTGGCCTCGGGCAGACCGCTACCTGCCGGCCAGCCTCGAAATCTTCACCGCCATGGCGGTAGCGGCCCCCGGGGACATGAACGGAGATGGCCACGACGACCTGGTGGTGGGGCTCACGCCCAGGGAGTACGGCAAGGGCACGGGCCGGGTGTGGATTCTCGGCGGCGGCGAGGTGCCGGCCACGCCGGAGTCACCGCCCCATCTGCCCGAGGCGAAGTCCTGCGACCTGGAGGTGGACCTGGAGAATGGGAAGGCGGACCTCACGGTGGACGCGGACGTGCTCGCGCGGACGCTCTACGTGGAGCGGCGCACCTTCGCGGCGGAGGCCTGCGAGGTGCTGGAGGGGTGCGTCGCCGCGGGCAACCGGCGCCTGCTGCGCTTCACCTCGTCCATCGTCAACATGGGCCGGGGCTCGGCCATCGTCCCCTCCCCCACCGAGCGCCCGGACCTGTTCGTCTTCGACGAGTGCCACGGGCATGACCACCTCATCGACTTCGCCAGCTACGCGCTGCGCGACGCGGGCGGAACGCTCACCTCGGTGGGCCGCAAGCAGGGCTTCTACATGGTGGACTTCACGCGCTACTGCACGGACGCGCCGTCGTTCACCGACTACTTCCCCCGGACGGGCATCTCCCCGGGCTGGTCGGACGTCTACAGCTCCGAGACGCCGTGCCAGTGGCTGGACATCACCGACGTGGCGGATGGCGAGTACGCCATCGACGTGGGCGTGGACGAGAAGGACGTCATCGAGGAGGAAGGAGACCTGCCCAACCAGGTGTCTGTCCGGTTCCGCCTGAGCGGTGACACGGTGACCGTGCTGCCGTAG
- a CDS encoding VOC family protein, with protein sequence MSNRDVFPIINCRDILAAREFYRAVFGGTQNYQFPEEGTPAFLTLKVGTGTIGLGVGTEPAMYGETPLPATGHAIDLCLYVDDLDAVVAAAGQHGGAVPVPPRDMPWGERVAYVRDPEGTLLLVIQGS encoded by the coding sequence ATGTCCAACAGAGACGTGTTCCCCATCATCAACTGCCGGGACATCCTCGCCGCCCGGGAGTTCTACCGGGCCGTCTTCGGCGGCACGCAGAACTACCAGTTCCCCGAGGAGGGCACGCCCGCGTTCCTCACGCTCAAAGTGGGCACCGGGACGATTGGCCTCGGCGTCGGCACCGAGCCCGCCATGTACGGCGAGACACCGCTGCCGGCGACGGGGCATGCCATCGACCTGTGCCTGTATGTCGACGACCTCGACGCGGTCGTGGCGGCCGCCGGGCAGCATGGCGGCGCGGTCCCCGTCCCCCCACGGGACATGCCGTGGGGCGAGCGCGTGGCCTACGTGCGGGACCCCGAGGGCACCCTGCTGCTCGTCATCCAGGGCAGTTGA
- a CDS encoding NAD(P)/FAD-dependent oxidoreductase: MERMAKVDAVVVGGGPAGMNAALMLGRGRKKVLLCDSGPPRNAAAVQIHGFVTRDGTPPQEFRRIGREQLRPYDVEVREVRVEGIEQVGSGFRVALEGGGEVETRRVLLATGMVDVLPEVPGYRDLWGKAIFQCPYCHGWEIQDRQWGVIAPNEHMVDFGLFLTGWTRDVVVFTEGAFAVPADKRAQLERAGVRLEARRIRALIPAADGDVLAALELEDGTRVPREFLFARPPQRQVGLVQSLGLALDEQGYVKVNEQKETSIPGIYAAGDLTTWLQGAIMSASAGAIVGAMLNHGLNLENAGAAHAG; this comes from the coding sequence ATGGAACGGATGGCGAAGGTGGACGCGGTGGTGGTGGGTGGTGGCCCGGCGGGAATGAATGCGGCGCTGATGCTGGGACGCGGGCGCAAGAAGGTGCTGCTGTGCGACTCGGGCCCGCCCCGGAACGCGGCGGCGGTGCAGATTCATGGCTTCGTCACCCGCGACGGCACCCCGCCGCAGGAGTTCCGGCGCATCGGCCGCGAGCAGCTCCGGCCGTATGACGTGGAGGTCCGCGAGGTGCGCGTGGAGGGCATCGAGCAGGTGGGCTCGGGCTTCCGCGTGGCGCTGGAGGGCGGCGGCGAGGTGGAGACCCGGCGCGTGCTGCTCGCCACCGGCATGGTGGACGTGCTGCCGGAGGTGCCCGGCTATAGGGACTTGTGGGGCAAGGCCATCTTCCAGTGCCCGTACTGCCACGGCTGGGAAATCCAGGACCGGCAGTGGGGCGTGATTGCGCCCAACGAGCACATGGTCGACTTCGGCCTGTTCCTCACCGGGTGGACCCGCGACGTGGTGGTCTTCACCGAGGGCGCCTTCGCGGTGCCCGCCGACAAGCGCGCACAGCTGGAGCGCGCGGGAGTCCGGCTGGAGGCGCGGCGCATCCGTGCGCTCATTCCCGCGGCGGACGGGGACGTGCTCGCGGCGCTGGAGCTGGAGGACGGGACTCGCGTGCCCCGGGAGTTCCTCTTCGCCCGGCCGCCCCAGCGTCAGGTCGGGCTGGTGCAGTCGCTGGGGCTCGCCCTGGATGAGCAGGGCTACGTCAAGGTGAACGAGCAGAAGGAGACCTCCATCCCCGGCATCTACGCGGCGGGAGACCTGACCACCTGGCTGCAGGGCGCCATCATGTCCGCGTCGGCCGGCGCCATCGTTGGGGCCATGCTGAACCACGGGCTGAACCTGGAGAACGCGGGCGCCGCGCACGCGGGCTGA
- a CDS encoding LLM class flavin-dependent oxidoreductase, whose protein sequence is MIPFSILDLSPITQGSTATQALRNSRDLARHAERWGYQRFWLAEHHNMTGIASAATSVVIGYVAEGTSTIRVGAGGIMLPNHSPLVIAEQFGTLEALFPGRIDLGLGRAPGTDPRTAMALRRDLAGSSDSFPQDVMELLGYFEPVTPGQAVRAVPGAGLEVPVWLLGSSTFSAQLAAALGLPFAFASHFAPDQLMTALRVYRSQFRPSRYLERPYAMAGLNVFAADTEEEARRMATSIQQQFVALRRGTPGPLLPPVDSMEGRWSELERAGTEHALAYTVVGTPDTVRHGVKAFLQQTGVDELMVTAQAYDHTARLHSFEIVAHVRDALAADPTLGGTAPTEEAR, encoded by the coding sequence ATGATTCCCTTCTCCATCCTCGACCTCTCTCCGATTACCCAGGGCAGCACGGCCACCCAGGCCCTGCGCAACAGCCGGGACCTCGCGCGGCACGCGGAGCGGTGGGGCTACCAGCGCTTCTGGCTGGCCGAGCACCACAACATGACGGGCATCGCCAGCGCGGCGACCTCGGTCGTCATCGGCTACGTCGCCGAGGGCACCTCCACCATCCGCGTGGGCGCCGGCGGCATCATGCTCCCCAACCACTCGCCGCTGGTCATCGCCGAGCAGTTCGGCACGCTGGAGGCGCTCTTCCCCGGCCGCATCGACCTGGGCCTGGGGCGCGCGCCGGGCACGGACCCGCGCACCGCCATGGCGCTGCGCCGGGACCTCGCGGGCAGCTCGGACTCCTTCCCGCAGGATGTCATGGAGCTGCTGGGCTACTTCGAGCCCGTCACGCCGGGCCAGGCCGTCCGCGCGGTGCCGGGTGCGGGCCTGGAGGTGCCCGTCTGGCTGCTGGGCTCCAGCACCTTCAGCGCGCAGCTCGCGGCGGCGCTCGGCCTGCCGTTCGCCTTTGCCTCACACTTCGCGCCCGACCAATTGATGACGGCGCTGCGCGTCTACCGGAGCCAGTTCCGGCCGTCGCGCTACCTCGAGCGGCCCTACGCCATGGCCGGCCTCAACGTCTTCGCGGCGGACACGGAGGAGGAGGCCCGCCGCATGGCCACCTCCATTCAGCAGCAGTTCGTCGCCCTGCGGCGCGGCACCCCGGGGCCCCTCCTGCCCCCCGTGGACAGCATGGAGGGGCGCTGGTCGGAGCTGGAGCGCGCGGGCACCGAGCATGCCCTGGCCTACACGGTCGTCGGCACGCCCGACACCGTGCGCCACGGCGTGAAGGCCTTCCTCCAGCAGACCGGTGTGGACGAGCTGATGGTGACGGCGCAGGCCTACGACCACACCGCGCGCCTGCACTCGTTCGAAATCGTGGCCCACGTCCGGGACGCGCTCGCCGCGGACCCGACGCTCGGTGGCACCGCGCCCACCGAAGAGGCGCGCTGA
- a CDS encoding efflux RND transporter permease subunit codes for MGEKRWSERFEGAMGRLAARNHRRPFQALLVALLLTLLGGYFARTLTLNADFVGLLPKNFPSVQDIDKLRKRFGGQGNVVVVGMGAEPEALKRFADDLAPKLGTLSEIRYVSHQRPRAFFEEHSLYYVDVPDLKLIQQRIDARIAWEKEQANPLFVRLDDAPAPSVDFSDIESKYTGGANQRLSGTGDLYYLDPTERMVVLMAKPRGSAADLNYSKKVVGQVEDFLATQDLSKYGPGFKTAVTGTFKKKIDQQRVIIGDLASASTLAMVLLIAYLAFHFRSALSVGFTMVPVLAGLGWTYGFVGLAYGQVNLLTGFLAAVLGGLGVEHGIHLLGRYGTLRSEGMKSEDAVAESFRHTGFSALIAAMVAALTFLSLAMSEFRAFREFGIIAAVGMLVSIGAYLLLLPAMLGLASRFNWTPRVHQGSSGPLGLLARWLPRSYRGVGLVVGVGVLALVSQAYRVSFNYDSRTLEDYKQASAVLDQKVNNILGYSQTPVVVLTDSQEAEREVVRQLEARKAARGKESTIDFVSALEDLVPRQQEEKQAILQAIGTKLSKLDPERLPEDTRASLTRALSLTKAKPFTQEDLPTNVRHQFESLDGSTGGVVLVYAGGGVSLSDGEGTRRFAKEVRGLQMSDGSQVSAAGEALILADILDMVSREGPRILVAAVLSVLAAMWLTLGRLRTALICMVPTLLSVVGLVGLMSILGLQFNYLNIMVLPVLIGTTVDAGVHLVQRLGEPGADFISVYGETGRAITGGLLTSAIGFVALILAKHPGLNSIGDLANLGFGINLVIVLLGFPALLLMVERWRRRHGVEPEQAEEPAPEA; via the coding sequence ATGGGTGAGAAGCGTTGGTCGGAGCGGTTCGAGGGGGCGATGGGGCGCCTGGCCGCGAGGAACCATCGGCGGCCCTTCCAGGCGCTGCTCGTGGCGCTGCTGCTGACCTTGCTGGGCGGCTACTTCGCCAGGACGCTCACGCTGAACGCGGACTTCGTCGGCCTGCTGCCGAAGAACTTCCCGAGCGTCCAGGACATCGACAAGCTGCGAAAGCGCTTCGGTGGCCAGGGCAACGTGGTGGTGGTGGGCATGGGCGCGGAGCCCGAGGCCCTCAAGCGCTTCGCGGATGACCTGGCGCCGAAGCTCGGGACGCTCTCCGAGATTCGCTACGTCTCCCACCAGCGTCCCCGTGCCTTCTTCGAAGAGCACTCGCTGTACTACGTGGACGTGCCGGACCTGAAGCTCATCCAGCAGCGCATCGACGCGCGCATCGCCTGGGAGAAGGAGCAGGCCAACCCGCTCTTCGTCCGCCTGGACGACGCGCCCGCGCCGTCCGTGGACTTCTCCGACATCGAGTCGAAGTACACCGGCGGCGCCAACCAGCGCCTCTCCGGCACGGGAGACCTGTACTACCTGGACCCGACGGAGCGGATGGTGGTGCTGATGGCGAAGCCGCGGGGCAGCGCGGCGGACCTGAACTACTCCAAGAAGGTGGTGGGCCAGGTGGAGGACTTCCTGGCCACGCAGGACCTGTCGAAGTACGGGCCGGGCTTCAAGACGGCGGTGACGGGGACCTTCAAGAAGAAGATAGACCAGCAGCGCGTCATCATCGGGGACCTGGCGAGCGCGTCCACGCTGGCCATGGTGCTGCTGATTGCGTACCTGGCGTTCCACTTCCGCAGCGCGCTGTCGGTGGGCTTCACCATGGTGCCGGTGCTGGCGGGCCTGGGCTGGACGTACGGCTTCGTGGGGCTGGCCTACGGGCAGGTGAATCTGCTGACGGGCTTCCTGGCGGCGGTGCTGGGCGGCCTGGGCGTGGAGCACGGCATCCACCTCTTGGGGCGCTACGGCACGCTGCGCTCGGAGGGGATGAAGAGCGAGGACGCGGTGGCGGAGTCCTTCCGTCACACGGGCTTCTCCGCGCTCATCGCGGCCATGGTGGCGGCGCTCACCTTCCTCAGCCTGGCCATGTCGGAGTTCAGGGCGTTCCGAGAGTTCGGCATCATCGCGGCGGTGGGCATGCTGGTGAGCATCGGCGCGTACCTGCTGCTGCTGCCGGCGATGCTGGGGCTGGCGTCGCGCTTCAACTGGACGCCGCGGGTGCACCAGGGCTCGTCCGGGCCGCTGGGCCTGCTGGCGCGGTGGCTGCCGCGCTCGTACCGGGGCGTGGGGCTGGTGGTGGGCGTGGGCGTGCTGGCGCTGGTGTCCCAGGCGTATCGCGTGTCCTTCAACTACGACTCGCGCACGCTGGAGGACTACAAGCAGGCGTCGGCGGTGCTGGACCAGAAGGTGAACAACATCCTGGGCTACTCGCAGACGCCGGTGGTGGTGCTGACGGACTCGCAGGAGGCGGAGCGCGAGGTGGTGCGCCAGCTGGAGGCGCGCAAGGCGGCGCGTGGCAAGGAGTCCACCATCGACTTCGTGAGCGCGCTGGAGGACCTGGTGCCCCGGCAGCAGGAGGAGAAGCAGGCCATCCTCCAGGCGATTGGGACGAAGCTCTCGAAGCTGGACCCGGAGCGGCTGCCGGAGGACACGCGCGCCTCGCTGACGCGCGCGCTGAGCCTGACGAAGGCGAAGCCCTTCACGCAGGAGGACCTGCCCACCAACGTGCGGCACCAGTTCGAGAGCCTGGATGGGAGCACGGGCGGCGTGGTGCTGGTGTACGCGGGCGGCGGGGTGAGCCTGTCGGACGGCGAGGGCACGCGGCGCTTCGCGAAGGAGGTGCGCGGCCTGCAGATGTCGGACGGCAGTCAGGTGTCCGCGGCGGGTGAGGCGCTCATCCTGGCGGACATCCTGGACATGGTGTCCCGCGAGGGCCCGCGCATCCTCGTGGCGGCGGTGCTCAGCGTGCTGGCGGCGATGTGGCTGACGCTGGGCAGGCTGCGCACGGCGCTCATCTGCATGGTGCCCACGCTGCTGTCCGTCGTCGGCCTGGTGGGCCTGATGTCGATTCTGGGCCTGCAGTTCAACTACCTGAACATCATGGTGCTGCCGGTGCTCATCGGCACCACGGTGGACGCGGGCGTGCACCTGGTGCAGCGGCTGGGCGAGCCGGGCGCGGACTTCATCTCCGTGTATGGGGAGACGGGCCGGGCGATTACGGGCGGCCTGCTGACGAGCGCCATCGGCTTCGTGGCGCTCATCCTGGCGAAGCACCCCGGCCTCAACTCGATTGGCGACCTGGCCAACCTGGGCTTCGGCATCAACCTGGTCATCGTGCTGCTGGGCTTCCCGGCGCTGCTGCTGATGGTGGAGCGCTGGCGGCGCCGGCACGGCGTGGAGCCGGAGCAGGCCGAGGAGCCCGCGCCGGAGGCGTAG
- a CDS encoding efflux RND transporter permease subunit: protein MEPTAKTPAHAERKWMVRVERTLGAVAAHNHRRPARALLLAVVLAAVGGLLARGLSLNANLVDLLPESFQSVQDVREMERRFGALGWVVVVGEGGDAESLQRFADDLTPRLEALPGIRYVESKRPSAFFRDRALYFLSEEDLKEVHRRLEARLAWERRQANPLYVDLLEEEPPSLDFSDLEAKYGTSAGQRLSSNESDYYLDPAARRVVLLAKPETSSADLAFSRRIIDEVQGLLAAQDLSQYGPGFRTEITGTFQKKLDQQGQIARDIAVSSAVALALMLLYLVLHFRGVLAVGLVLTPVGAGLAWTYGLVAVLYGQVNLLTGFLGAILGGLGIEHGIHLLGRYLHLRGQGESSEAATRESFTHTGGAALVSALVAALTFFVLGTSRFRAFREFGVIAGLGMLVLIVSYVLVLPALLGLASRWGWKPGRGAVVTPEAPMGRLLVRRRGVLTAASAALLFALLTQLPGLRFDYDFGALEDQGLRSFVLDREVNRIIGYSQSPVVMLTDTPEEEQAVVRELQARQRARGDASTIDFVASLSSLVPERQREKQALLQELSRLVADVPEERLSPEQRADLVELRRQAEAAPYAATDLPPSVRQQFQGVGNGQSGFVLVYPAVSLADGAAIRSLAREVRGVQLPGGERLSAAGEPMVLADILEMVTHEAPLILGGATLAVLLAMWATLGGLRLALLCLTPTVVSLLALLGLMPLMGLEFNYLNILVIPVLIGTTVDAGVHLLTRLASPGSDFVAVYSETGRAITGGLLTSAVGFGALFLADHPGLNSIGALANLGFGTNLLIMLVAFPALLLVLSERRLRRHRARLARRPTPEGPEHATHAS, encoded by the coding sequence ATGGAACCCACGGCGAAGACACCGGCGCACGCGGAGCGGAAGTGGATGGTGCGTGTGGAGCGCACCCTGGGCGCCGTGGCTGCCCACAACCACCGCCGGCCCGCGCGGGCCCTGCTGCTGGCGGTGGTGCTGGCGGCGGTGGGAGGCCTGCTCGCCCGCGGCCTGTCGCTCAACGCCAACCTGGTGGACCTGCTGCCGGAGTCCTTCCAGAGCGTCCAGGACGTGCGGGAGATGGAGCGCCGCTTCGGGGCGCTCGGCTGGGTGGTGGTGGTGGGCGAGGGTGGGGACGCCGAGTCGCTGCAGCGCTTCGCGGACGACCTGACGCCGCGGTTGGAGGCGCTGCCCGGCATCCGCTACGTGGAGTCGAAGCGGCCCAGCGCCTTCTTCCGCGACAGGGCGCTCTACTTCCTGTCGGAGGAGGACCTGAAGGAGGTGCACCGCCGGCTGGAGGCGCGCCTCGCATGGGAGCGGCGGCAGGCCAACCCGCTCTACGTGGACCTGCTGGAGGAGGAGCCGCCGTCGCTGGACTTCTCCGACCTGGAGGCGAAGTACGGCACCAGCGCGGGGCAGCGGCTGTCCTCCAATGAGAGCGACTACTACCTGGACCCGGCCGCGCGCCGCGTGGTGCTGCTGGCCAAGCCGGAGACGTCCTCGGCGGACCTCGCCTTCTCGCGCCGCATCATCGACGAGGTGCAGGGGCTGCTCGCCGCGCAGGACCTGTCGCAGTACGGGCCCGGCTTCCGGACGGAAATCACCGGCACCTTCCAGAAGAAGCTGGACCAGCAGGGGCAGATTGCGCGCGACATCGCGGTGTCCTCGGCGGTGGCGCTGGCGCTGATGCTCCTCTACCTGGTGCTGCACTTCCGCGGCGTGCTGGCGGTGGGGCTGGTGCTGACGCCGGTGGGCGCGGGCCTCGCGTGGACGTACGGGCTGGTGGCCGTGCTGTACGGGCAGGTGAATCTGCTGACAGGCTTTTTGGGCGCCATCCTCGGCGGCCTCGGCATCGAGCACGGCATCCACCTCTTGGGACGCTACCTGCACCTGCGCGGCCAGGGTGAGTCGTCGGAGGCGGCCACGCGCGAGTCCTTCACACACACGGGCGGCGCGGCGCTGGTGTCCGCGCTGGTGGCGGCGCTGACGTTCTTCGTGCTGGGCACGTCGCGCTTCAGGGCGTTCCGCGAGTTCGGCGTCATCGCCGGCCTCGGCATGCTGGTGCTCATCGTCTCGTACGTGCTGGTGCTGCCGGCGCTGCTGGGGCTGGCGTCGCGCTGGGGCTGGAAGCCGGGACGCGGGGCCGTCGTCACCCCGGAGGCGCCCATGGGCCGCCTGCTGGTGCGGCGCCGCGGCGTGCTCACCGCCGCGTCGGCGGCCCTGCTCTTCGCGCTGCTGACGCAGCTGCCCGGGCTGCGCTTCGACTACGACTTCGGCGCGCTCGAGGACCAGGGCCTGCGCTCCTTCGTCCTGGACCGGGAGGTCAACCGCATCATCGGCTACTCGCAGTCGCCGGTGGTGATGCTGACGGACACGCCCGAGGAGGAGCAGGCGGTGGTGCGCGAGCTCCAGGCCCGCCAGCGCGCCCGGGGAGACGCATCCACCATCGACTTCGTGGCCTCGCTGTCGTCGCTCGTCCCGGAGCGGCAGCGCGAGAAGCAGGCCCTGCTCCAGGAGCTGTCGCGGTTGGTGGCGGACGTGCCGGAGGAGCGGCTGTCACCCGAGCAGCGCGCGGACCTGGTGGAGCTGCGCCGGCAGGCGGAGGCCGCGCCTTACGCGGCCACGGACCTTCCGCCCAGCGTGCGCCAGCAGTTCCAGGGCGTGGGCAACGGGCAGAGCGGCTTCGTGCTGGTGTACCCAGCGGTGAGCCTCGCGGACGGCGCGGCCATCCGCTCGCTGGCGCGCGAGGTGCGCGGCGTGCAGCTGCCCGGCGGCGAGCGCCTGTCCGCAGCGGGCGAGCCCATGGTGCTGGCGGACATCCTGGAGATGGTGACGCACGAGGCGCCGCTCATCCTGGGCGGTGCGACGCTGGCGGTGCTGCTGGCCATGTGGGCCACGCTGGGCGGGCTGCGGCTGGCGCTCCTGTGCCTGACGCCCACGGTGGTGTCGCTGCTGGCCCTGCTGGGGCTGATGCCGCTGATGGGGCTGGAGTTCAACTACCTCAACATCCTCGTCATCCCGGTGCTCATCGGCACCACGGTGGACGCGGGCGTCCATCTCCTGACGCGCCTGGCGTCGCCGGGCAGTGACTTCGTGGCGGTGTACTCGGAGACGGGCCGGGCGATTACCGGCGGCCTGCTGACGAGCGCGGTGGGCTTCGGCGCGCTCTTCCTCGCGGACCACCCGGGCCTCAACTCCATTGGCGCGCTGGCCAACCTGGGCTTCGGCACCAACCTGCTCATCATGCTGGTGGCCTTCCCCGCCCTGCTGCTCGTGCTGTCCGAGCGCCGCCTGCGCCGCC